A genomic segment from Oncorhynchus clarkii lewisi isolate Uvic-CL-2024 chromosome 12, UVic_Ocla_1.0, whole genome shotgun sequence encodes:
- the LOC139423005 gene encoding ras-related protein Rab-6A isoform X2 has translation MTAAGDFGNPLRKFKLVFLGEQSVGKTSLITRFMYDSFDNTYQATIGIDFLSKTMYLEDRTIRLQLWDTAGQERFRSLIPSYIRDSAAAVVVYDITNVNSFQQTTKWIDDVRTERGSDVIIMLVGNKTDLADKRQITTEEGEQRAKELNVLFIETSAKMGYNVKQLFRRVAAALPGMESTQDKSREDMIDIKLEKPPEQPISEGGCSC, from the exons ATGACCGCGGCAGGAGATTTTGGAAACCCTCTAAGGAAATTTAAATTAGTCTTTCTTGGCGAGCAGAGCG TGGGGAAGACATCATTGATTACCAGGTTCATGTACGACAGCTTCGACAACACCTACCAG GCCACAATAGGAATAGATTTTTTGTCTAAAACCATGTACCTCGAAGACCGAACA ATCAGGTTGCAGTTGTGGGATACGGCTGGGCAGGAGCGTTTCCGTAGCCTCATCCCCAGTTACATCAGAGACTCTGCCGCAGCTGTCGTAGTATACGACATCACAA ACGTCAACTCTTTCCAGCAAACCACAAAATGGATTGATGATGTCAGAACGGAGAGAGGAAGTGATGTCATCATCATGTTGGTGGGAAACAAGACTGACCTTGCAGACAAAAG ACAGATAACCACAGAGGAAGGGGAACAGAGAGCCAAAGAGCTGAATGTTCTGTTTATTGAAACAAGTGCAAAGATGGGCTACAATGTCAAACAG CTGTTCCGACGCGTGGCCGCTGCCCTCCCTGGCATGGAGAGCACACAGGACAAGAGCAGAGAAGACA TGATTGACATAAAGCTGGAGAAGCCCCCAGAACAGCCCATCAGCGAAGGAGGCTGCTCCTGCTAA
- the LOC139423005 gene encoding ras-related protein Rab-6A isoform X4 — protein MTAAGDFGNPLRKFKLVFLGEQSVGKTSLITRFMYDSFDNTYQATIGIDFLSKTMYLEDRTVRLQLWDTAGQERFRSLIPSYIRDSTVAVVVYDITNVNSFQQTTKWIDDVRTERGSDVIIMLVGNKTDLADKRQITTEEGEQRAKELNVLFIETSAKMGYNVKQLFRRVAAALPGMESTQDKSREDMIDIKLEKPPEQPISEGGCSC, from the exons ATGACCGCGGCAGGAGATTTTGGAAACCCTCTAAGGAAATTTAAATTAGTCTTTCTTGGCGAGCAGAGCG TGGGGAAGACATCATTGATTACCAGGTTCATGTACGACAGCTTCGACAACACCTACCAG GCCACAATAGGAATAGATTTTTTGTCTAAAACCATGTACCTCGAAGACCGAACA GTGAGACTGCAGCTTTGGGACACAGCCGGCCAGGAGCGCTTCCGGAGTCTGATCCCTAGCTACATACGAGATTCCACCGTGGCTGTGGTAGTCTATGACATCACAA ACGTCAACTCTTTCCAGCAAACCACAAAATGGATTGATGATGTCAGAACGGAGAGAGGAAGTGATGTCATCATCATGTTGGTGGGAAACAAGACTGACCTTGCAGACAAAAG ACAGATAACCACAGAGGAAGGGGAACAGAGAGCCAAAGAGCTGAATGTTCTGTTTATTGAAACAAGTGCAAAGATGGGCTACAATGTCAAACAG CTGTTCCGACGCGTGGCCGCTGCCCTCCCTGGCATGGAGAGCACACAGGACAAGAGCAGAGAAGACA TGATTGACATAAAGCTGGAGAAGCCCCCAGAACAGCCCATCAGCGAAGGAGGCTGCTCCTGCTAA
- the LOC139423005 gene encoding ras-related protein Rab-6A isoform X1 produces MTAAGDFGNPLRKFKLVFLGEQSVGKTSLITRFMYDSFDNTYQATIGIDFLSKTMYLEDRTIRLQLWDTAGQERFRSLIPSYIRDSAAAVVVYDITNVNSFQQTTKWIDDVRTERGSDVIIMLVGNKTDLADKRQVAIEEGERKAKELNVMFIETSAKAGYNVKQLFRRVAAALPGMESTQDKSREDMIDIKLEKPPEQPISEGGCSC; encoded by the exons ATGACCGCGGCAGGAGATTTTGGAAACCCTCTAAGGAAATTTAAATTAGTCTTTCTTGGCGAGCAGAGCG TGGGGAAGACATCATTGATTACCAGGTTCATGTACGACAGCTTCGACAACACCTACCAG GCCACAATAGGAATAGATTTTTTGTCTAAAACCATGTACCTCGAAGACCGAACA ATCAGGTTGCAGTTGTGGGATACGGCTGGGCAGGAGCGTTTCCGTAGCCTCATCCCCAGTTACATCAGAGACTCTGCCGCAGCTGTCGTAGTATACGACATCACAA ACGTCAACTCTTTCCAGCAAACCACAAAATGGATTGATGATGTCAGAACGGAGAGAGGAAGTGATGTCATCATCATGTTGGTGGGAAACAAGACTGACCTTGCAGACAAAAG GCAAGTTGCTATTGAAGAGGGTGAGAGGAAGGCCAAAGAGCTAAATGTAATGTTTATTGAGACTAGTGCTAAAGCAGGATACAACGTCAAGcag CTGTTCCGACGCGTGGCCGCTGCCCTCCCTGGCATGGAGAGCACACAGGACAAGAGCAGAGAAGACA TGATTGACATAAAGCTGGAGAAGCCCCCAGAACAGCCCATCAGCGAAGGAGGCTGCTCCTGCTAA
- the LOC139423005 gene encoding ras-related protein Rab-6A isoform X3: MTAAGDFGNPLRKFKLVFLGEQSVGKTSLITRFMYDSFDNTYQATIGIDFLSKTMYLEDRTVRLQLWDTAGQERFRSLIPSYIRDSTVAVVVYDITNVNSFQQTTKWIDDVRTERGSDVIIMLVGNKTDLADKRQVAIEEGERKAKELNVMFIETSAKAGYNVKQLFRRVAAALPGMESTQDKSREDMIDIKLEKPPEQPISEGGCSC, encoded by the exons ATGACCGCGGCAGGAGATTTTGGAAACCCTCTAAGGAAATTTAAATTAGTCTTTCTTGGCGAGCAGAGCG TGGGGAAGACATCATTGATTACCAGGTTCATGTACGACAGCTTCGACAACACCTACCAG GCCACAATAGGAATAGATTTTTTGTCTAAAACCATGTACCTCGAAGACCGAACA GTGAGACTGCAGCTTTGGGACACAGCCGGCCAGGAGCGCTTCCGGAGTCTGATCCCTAGCTACATACGAGATTCCACCGTGGCTGTGGTAGTCTATGACATCACAA ACGTCAACTCTTTCCAGCAAACCACAAAATGGATTGATGATGTCAGAACGGAGAGAGGAAGTGATGTCATCATCATGTTGGTGGGAAACAAGACTGACCTTGCAGACAAAAG GCAAGTTGCTATTGAAGAGGGTGAGAGGAAGGCCAAAGAGCTAAATGTAATGTTTATTGAGACTAGTGCTAAAGCAGGATACAACGTCAAGcag CTGTTCCGACGCGTGGCCGCTGCCCTCCCTGGCATGGAGAGCACACAGGACAAGAGCAGAGAAGACA TGATTGACATAAAGCTGGAGAAGCCCCCAGAACAGCCCATCAGCGAAGGAGGCTGCTCCTGCTAA